A part of Gemmatimonas groenlandica genomic DNA contains:
- a CDS encoding tetratricopeptide repeat protein → MRKPLSPLQAFAADAGGATDRGVDLGAQLMSWLSVAQSADMLAGGSAPTEQALAQSTALLAEFGDQRPSMVHDALPEPTVPIPRIAERFRVAAEAMEIAGCYELAFTTVAAVCRLTAHADAVTATLATLHLGRIARQMNDFAAAQDCYDRVVVRATRERDAPLAARGHIGRALLSDMRGNIPAAEASYRKALDLAVPGGGAYTMACQGLITLAINRQQLGDALLYGWQLHDASAEDSELRYIALFELSVVALHAGFPEPALRGFTYTLERIAVPRLRLLVLGGVIRAAARLRRPHEVAATREAIERTIRDANQPHDAAQVLIQCAGALYEINDPSGARAALQAGRDLAARHGYHEFVFRADEMEASWSRSAPPEIPAADVAPRVRQRALRVGIERLTALR, encoded by the coding sequence ATGCGTAAGCCTCTCTCTCCCCTGCAAGCGTTTGCGGCCGACGCGGGCGGTGCCACGGATCGTGGTGTCGACCTCGGCGCACAGCTCATGTCGTGGCTATCGGTGGCGCAGTCGGCCGATATGCTGGCCGGCGGTTCCGCGCCAACCGAGCAGGCGCTGGCCCAGTCCACGGCGCTGTTGGCCGAGTTCGGCGACCAACGTCCGAGCATGGTGCACGACGCGCTACCGGAACCTACGGTGCCGATTCCGCGCATCGCCGAGCGTTTTCGCGTGGCAGCCGAAGCCATGGAGATTGCCGGCTGCTACGAGTTGGCGTTTACCACGGTGGCAGCGGTGTGCCGACTCACGGCGCACGCCGATGCGGTCACGGCCACGCTGGCCACGTTGCATCTGGGGCGCATCGCGCGACAGATGAACGACTTCGCCGCCGCACAGGACTGCTACGACCGGGTTGTGGTGCGCGCCACGCGTGAACGTGATGCGCCACTGGCCGCGCGCGGCCACATCGGCCGCGCGCTTTTGAGTGACATGCGCGGCAATATACCGGCGGCCGAAGCGAGTTATCGCAAGGCGCTGGATTTAGCCGTGCCCGGTGGCGGGGCGTACACGATGGCCTGTCAGGGTCTCATTACGTTGGCCATCAATCGCCAGCAGTTGGGCGATGCGCTGTTGTACGGATGGCAGTTGCACGACGCGAGTGCCGAAGACTCGGAGTTGCGCTACATCGCGCTGTTCGAGCTGTCAGTCGTGGCCCTGCACGCCGGCTTTCCTGAACCGGCTCTGCGCGGCTTCACGTATACGCTGGAGCGCATCGCTGTCCCACGTCTTCGCTTACTGGTCCTCGGCGGCGTCATTCGCGCTGCCGCGCGCCTCAGACGACCACATGAGGTGGCGGCGACCCGCGAGGCGATCGAACGCACGATCCGCGACGCCAATCAGCCGCACGACGCCGCGCAGGTCCTGATCCAGTGCGCCGGCGCGCTGTACGAAATCAACGATCCCTCCGGCGCTCGAGCGGCTCTCCAGGCCGGACGCGATCTCGCCGCGCGCCACGGATATCACGAGTTCGTGTTCCGCGCCGACGAGATGGAGGCCAGCTGGAGCCGCAGCGCGCCGCCTGAAATCCCCGCCGCAGACGTCGCTCCCAGGGTCCGTCAGCGGGCACTTCGCGTCGGCATCGAACGACTCACCGCCTTGCGGTAG
- a CDS encoding AraC family transcriptional regulator produces MTPELGIGWIPSSSPTIDRLRNIVPQGAVVVPCADEVELLIAVSSGRVALTVVEAGGGSNAPALLALRRLREGFPQHPVVAWCDVRAIESQDLLEIARAGVQDLVRQDLDELRHVFARIVASATQRVISHRIVDALADVVPHRLHPLLSYVLEHSDEHLDRDGVAAVFGLSRRTLQNRLTAARLPPLRPFLTWCRILVAAGLLDEPGHTLDSVAAQLDFHEAANLRMTLRRYTGTNITHLRARGAFVQALRAFREEIDRSPYVDASLPQSSPAD; encoded by the coding sequence GTGACGCCTGAGCTCGGCATCGGATGGATCCCATCGTCGTCCCCGACGATCGATCGTCTCCGCAACATCGTTCCCCAGGGAGCGGTGGTTGTGCCGTGTGCCGATGAGGTCGAGCTGTTGATTGCCGTGAGCAGCGGCCGTGTGGCGCTCACCGTCGTGGAAGCGGGCGGCGGCTCCAATGCCCCGGCGCTGCTCGCGCTGCGGCGCCTGCGTGAGGGGTTTCCGCAGCACCCCGTTGTCGCCTGGTGCGATGTGCGCGCGATCGAGTCGCAGGACCTGCTCGAAATCGCCCGCGCCGGCGTGCAGGATCTGGTCCGCCAGGATCTCGACGAACTGCGCCACGTCTTCGCCCGGATTGTCGCGTCGGCCACGCAGCGGGTCATCAGCCACCGGATCGTGGACGCGTTAGCCGACGTGGTGCCGCATCGACTGCATCCGCTGCTGTCGTATGTGTTGGAGCACTCCGATGAGCATCTCGACCGCGACGGCGTGGCCGCCGTGTTCGGCCTCTCACGCCGCACCCTGCAGAACCGGCTCACCGCAGCACGACTCCCGCCGCTACGGCCGTTTCTCACGTGGTGCCGGATTCTGGTGGCGGCCGGGCTGCTCGACGAGCCTGGACATACGCTCGACTCGGTGGCCGCGCAGCTCGATTTCCACGAGGCGGCGAACCTGCGCATGACGCTGCGGCGCTACACCGGCACGAACATCACGCACCTGCGGGCCCGCGGCGCGTTCGTGCAGGCGCTTCGGGCGTTCCGGGAAGAAATCGACCGCAGCCCTTACGTCGATGCTTCCTTGCCCCAGTCGTCACCAGCCGATTAA
- the rho gene encoding transcription termination factor Rho — translation MRVRSACGHSRFPCLVHVAELKRKSVPELLALAASLHVTSTSGLRKQELIFRIEQALLDAETTLYGEGVLEVLPEGYGFLRSQDFNYLHGPDDIYVSPSQVKRFDLRTGDTVMGEVRPPKEWERYLALLKVERINGGDPEQSKLRSAFDNLTAKYPDERIRLERSNGEVATRICDIIAPLGKGQRALIVAPPKGGKTILMQQLANAIIENHPEITLIVLLIDERPEEVTDMQASCPKAEVICSTFDETADRHVQVADMVIEKAKRMVESGKDVVILLDSITRLARAHNAVAPQGGKIMSGGMEASAMQKPKAFFGAARNLKEGGSLTIVATALIETNSRMDELIFEEFKGTGNMELVLDRKLADKRIFPAIDINKSGTRREELLLTPFEQQRIFLLRAFLGDMPSDESLLFLIKRMERAQNNQEFFEQMAEA, via the coding sequence ATGCGCGTCCGTTCGGCCTGCGGTCACTCTCGTTTCCCATGCCTAGTGCACGTAGCCGAGCTGAAGCGGAAGTCTGTTCCTGAACTCCTGGCGCTGGCCGCGTCATTGCATGTCACGAGTACCAGCGGCCTTCGCAAGCAGGAGTTGATCTTCCGGATCGAGCAGGCTCTGCTCGATGCCGAAACGACGCTGTATGGGGAAGGCGTCCTTGAAGTGCTCCCGGAGGGCTACGGCTTTCTCCGGTCGCAGGACTTCAACTATTTGCACGGCCCGGACGATATCTACGTCTCCCCTTCGCAGGTGAAGCGCTTCGACCTCCGCACCGGTGACACGGTGATGGGGGAAGTCCGCCCGCCGAAGGAGTGGGAACGCTATCTCGCGCTCCTCAAGGTGGAGCGCATCAACGGTGGTGACCCTGAGCAGTCGAAATTGCGTAGCGCCTTCGACAACCTGACCGCGAAGTATCCCGACGAACGCATCCGCCTCGAGCGGAGCAACGGCGAAGTCGCAACCCGGATCTGCGACATTATCGCCCCGCTCGGGAAGGGCCAGCGCGCCCTTATCGTTGCCCCGCCCAAGGGTGGCAAGACGATCCTCATGCAGCAGCTCGCGAACGCGATCATCGAGAATCATCCCGAGATCACGCTCATCGTGCTGCTGATCGACGAACGCCCGGAAGAAGTGACCGACATGCAGGCCAGCTGTCCCAAGGCCGAGGTCATCTGCTCCACGTTCGACGAAACGGCCGACCGCCATGTACAGGTAGCCGACATGGTCATCGAGAAGGCCAAGCGCATGGTGGAGTCGGGCAAGGACGTCGTGATTCTGCTCGATTCCATTACGCGACTGGCCCGCGCCCACAACGCGGTGGCGCCGCAGGGCGGCAAGATCATGTCGGGTGGCATGGAGGCCTCGGCCATGCAGAAGCCCAAGGCGTTTTTCGGTGCGGCCCGCAATCTCAAGGAAGGCGGCTCGCTCACGATCGTCGCCACCGCGCTCATCGAGACCAACTCGCGTATGGACGAGCTGATCTTCGAGGAGTTCAAGGGCACCGGCAACATGGAGCTCGTGCTCGATCGCAAGCTGGCCGACAAGCGCATCTTCCCGGCGATCGACATCAACAAGTCGGGCACCCGTCGTGAAGAGCTCTTGCTCACGCCCTTCGAACAGCAGCGCATCTTCCTGTTGCGCGCGTTCCTGGGCGACATGCCGTCCGACGAGTCACTGCTGTTCCTGATCAAGCGAATGGAACGCGCGCAGAACAACCAGGAATTCTTCGAACAGATGGCGGAAGCCTGA
- the ruvX gene encoding Holliday junction resolvase RuvX, which yields MNATTGRLLAVDWGDKRIGLAVSDELGMLASSAGAITRRAGKRPPIAELMRRADELGVAGYVFGLPIDPAGAETDRCREVRDVAAKLISRQPLPVRLVDERFTTSAALRSIKEQGGSTRGRKEEVDALAACILLEGVLRASAQGVTLGELVEA from the coding sequence ATGAATGCGACGACCGGTCGCCTCCTCGCCGTCGACTGGGGGGACAAGCGTATCGGGCTGGCCGTCAGTGATGAACTGGGCATGCTCGCCTCGTCCGCCGGCGCCATTACGCGTCGCGCGGGCAAACGCCCGCCGATCGCCGAACTGATGCGCCGCGCCGACGAACTCGGTGTGGCGGGCTACGTGTTCGGTCTGCCGATCGATCCCGCCGGTGCGGAAACCGACCGCTGCCGCGAAGTGCGCGACGTCGCTGCCAAGCTGATTTCGCGTCAGCCGCTGCCGGTGCGCCTGGTCGACGAGCGCTTCACCACGTCGGCCGCGCTGCGCAGCATCAAGGAACAGGGAGGCAGCACGCGAGGTCGTAAGGAAGAGGTGGACGCACTGGCCGCCTGCATTCTGCTGGAAGGCGTACTGCGCGCGTCGGCGCAGGGTGTCACGCTAGGCGAGCTGGTCGAGGCGTAA
- the mltG gene encoding endolytic transglycosylase MltG, with the protein MTRILLLAALVAAAWYAYGEIEGRGDAATSSERVVIPKGASMRAAADSLAAHDVIGSPRLFRWYTAAAGRERTIKPGTYQFPSGAGYAYVLDALVTGRGIMRTVVIPEGFDLRDIAPVLAKALSVPEDSVRVAVTDTTWRRKLNVPAASLEGYLFPATYAFADGTTAREAVNAMLERFESVWKPEWDQRVKAMAISRHDAITMASIVEKEARKPEERALISAVYWNRVKKGMLLQADPTVQYALPQHVDRVFFKDLEVESKYNTYKYVGLPPGPIASPGEASIAAALAPADVPYLFFVARADGGHEFRTTFAEHQQAIAEIKRAKSKVKP; encoded by the coding sequence TTGACCCGTATTCTGTTGCTCGCGGCGCTCGTCGCGGCTGCCTGGTACGCATATGGCGAGATCGAAGGCCGTGGTGATGCGGCGACATCCAGCGAGCGGGTGGTGATTCCCAAGGGCGCGTCGATGCGTGCCGCCGCGGACTCGCTGGCCGCGCACGATGTCATCGGCTCGCCCCGTCTGTTCCGTTGGTACACCGCGGCCGCCGGTCGTGAACGCACGATCAAGCCCGGCACCTATCAGTTCCCGTCGGGTGCCGGTTACGCCTATGTGCTCGACGCGCTCGTGACCGGGCGCGGCATCATGCGCACGGTGGTCATCCCCGAGGGCTTCGATCTGCGCGACATTGCGCCGGTGTTGGCCAAGGCGCTGTCGGTACCCGAAGACTCCGTGCGCGTCGCCGTGACCGACACCACATGGCGACGGAAACTCAACGTGCCGGCCGCATCGCTCGAGGGATATCTCTTTCCCGCCACGTACGCGTTCGCCGATGGCACCACGGCGCGCGAGGCGGTGAATGCGATGCTCGAGCGGTTCGAGTCAGTGTGGAAGCCCGAATGGGACCAGCGCGTGAAGGCGATGGCCATCTCTCGGCACGATGCCATCACGATGGCCTCGATCGTCGAGAAAGAGGCCCGCAAGCCCGAAGAGCGCGCCCTGATTTCGGCCGTGTACTGGAACCGCGTGAAGAAAGGCATGCTGCTGCAGGCCGATCCCACGGTGCAGTATGCGCTGCCGCAGCACGTGGACCGCGTGTTCTTCAAGGATCTCGAAGTCGAGTCGAAGTACAACACCTACAAGTACGTTGGCCTGCCGCCCGGCCCGATTGCGTCACCCGGTGAAGCATCGATTGCCGCCGCGCTCGCGCCGGCCGATGTGCCGTATCTGTTCTTCGTGGCCCGCGCCGATGGCGGTCACGAATTCCGTACCACGTTCGCCGAGCATCAGCAGGCGATCGCCGAGATCAAGCGGGCGAAAAGCAAGGTGAAGCCGTGA
- a CDS encoding class I SAM-dependent rRNA methyltransferase produces MSRGPRMEGAAVVSRRAVQRLRGGHPWVFRSDVERRPSQTAGIVPLEGPDGAPLGYALWSPLSEISLRRVETDLSRTPDAAWWHEKLRAAIARRAPLAGEANAYRLVHGEGDGLPSLVVDKYGDVLVIQLLSAGVDAWTDAIVSSLVELTGCTGILARNDPAARGREGLPREVKLLYGEVPRTVEVVEHGVRYLAAPWDGQKTGAFLDQRENRVLIGSLARGQALDCFAYHGSFALHLAKKADQVFALDVSAPALARVHEHAERNGLTNIEPVEGDAFDILRAWYKEGRRFDTIVVDPPAFAKTKSAIDGALRGYKDINLQAMRLLAPGGLLFTASCSFHLSRGHFFEMLQDASADSGRAFALRAITGQPLDHPELITVPETGYLKGALLEAMS; encoded by the coding sequence GTGAGTCGTGGTCCACGCATGGAAGGGGCGGCGGTCGTATCCCGTCGCGCGGTGCAGCGTTTGCGTGGGGGACATCCGTGGGTGTTCCGCTCGGACGTGGAACGCCGGCCTTCGCAGACCGCCGGTATCGTGCCTTTGGAAGGCCCCGACGGTGCGCCACTTGGCTACGCGTTGTGGAGTCCACTGTCGGAGATTTCGTTGCGTCGCGTCGAGACCGATCTGTCGCGCACGCCCGATGCCGCCTGGTGGCATGAGAAGCTGCGCGCCGCGATCGCGCGTCGTGCGCCGTTGGCTGGTGAAGCGAATGCGTATCGACTCGTGCACGGTGAAGGCGACGGCTTGCCGTCGCTGGTCGTGGACAAGTACGGCGACGTGCTGGTGATACAACTGCTTTCGGCCGGCGTAGACGCCTGGACCGATGCCATCGTGTCGTCGCTGGTGGAGCTTACGGGCTGTACCGGTATTCTGGCGCGCAATGATCCCGCCGCGCGCGGTCGCGAAGGGCTGCCGCGTGAAGTGAAGCTGCTGTACGGCGAGGTACCGCGTACCGTGGAAGTGGTGGAGCACGGCGTGCGCTATCTCGCGGCCCCGTGGGACGGCCAAAAGACGGGCGCATTTCTCGATCAGCGCGAGAACCGTGTGCTGATCGGATCACTGGCCCGCGGTCAGGCGCTGGATTGCTTCGCCTATCACGGCAGCTTCGCGCTGCACTTGGCCAAGAAGGCCGACCAGGTATTCGCGCTTGATGTATCGGCGCCGGCGCTGGCGCGCGTGCATGAGCATGCCGAACGCAATGGGCTGACCAACATCGAGCCGGTGGAAGGCGACGCCTTCGATATTCTGCGCGCGTGGTACAAGGAGGGACGCCGGTTCGATACCATCGTAGTCGATCCACCGGCGTTCGCGAAAACCAAGAGCGCCATCGACGGCGCGCTGCGCGGCTACAAGGACATCAACCTTCAGGCCATGCGCCTGCTGGCGCCGGGTGGATTGCTGTTCACCGCCAGCTGCAGCTTTCACCTGTCGCGCGGGCATTTCTTCGAAATGCTGCAGGACGCGTCGGCCGACAGCGGGCGCGCCTTCGCGCTCCGCGCGATCACCGGCCAGCCGCTGGATCACCCGGAACTGATCACCGTGCCGGAGACCGGCTACCTCAAGGGTGCCCTGCTCGAAGCGATGAGCTGA
- a CDS encoding glycosyltransferase family 4 protein has product MHVAIEAVKLLHERRGIGRYMRNLLPQFVDRDPSLRFTMYVRRDDDMTLLRAHLATLHAALPDRTTVAHVRELPRTDADVVWYPWNFITVAAPHRPMVVTMHDVAPMLQLDHRWWKLLKRVRFTRRYQHTMQRAAAVLTVSEFSKGEIVRHLGADASRITVTPLASDDLDVEGADAPRPLDDAGVTGPFFVTVGGQEGRKNLRTLYAAMDALHANGVRIPLVQCGPGMSSNTRAVAGSAPWLHHVGFVSDAELVTLYRRAVALVLPSRYEGFGLPVLEAMRAGCPVICANSSALPEVAGDAGLLFAWDDAAALAAQMTRLANDQLLRAERIAAGIAHASRFSWSRAADQTLACFGSVA; this is encoded by the coding sequence GTGCACGTCGCGATCGAAGCCGTCAAGCTGCTACATGAGCGTCGTGGCATCGGTCGCTACATGCGCAACCTGTTACCGCAGTTCGTCGATCGGGACCCGTCGCTTCGATTCACGATGTACGTGCGGCGGGACGACGACATGACACTGCTCAGGGCGCACCTGGCCACGCTACATGCGGCCCTGCCCGATCGCACCACCGTCGCACACGTGCGGGAGTTGCCGCGCACCGATGCCGACGTGGTGTGGTATCCATGGAATTTCATTACCGTGGCCGCACCGCACCGGCCGATGGTCGTCACGATGCACGACGTGGCGCCCATGCTGCAGCTCGACCATCGCTGGTGGAAGCTGCTCAAACGCGTGCGCTTCACGCGCCGCTACCAGCACACCATGCAGCGCGCCGCCGCCGTGCTCACGGTGTCGGAGTTCAGCAAAGGTGAGATCGTGCGCCACCTCGGCGCTGACGCGTCGCGCATTACGGTGACACCGCTCGCCTCCGACGATCTCGATGTCGAGGGCGCCGATGCGCCGCGCCCGCTCGATGACGCGGGGGTGACCGGTCCGTTCTTCGTGACCGTCGGCGGTCAGGAAGGGCGCAAGAATCTGCGCACGCTGTACGCGGCCATGGACGCGCTGCACGCGAACGGGGTGCGCATTCCGCTCGTCCAGTGTGGTCCCGGTATGTCGTCGAACACACGGGCCGTCGCCGGTAGCGCGCCGTGGCTGCATCATGTGGGGTTTGTCAGCGACGCCGAGCTCGTCACGCTGTATCGTCGCGCCGTGGCCCTGGTGCTGCCGTCGCGCTACGAGGGCTTCGGCTTGCCGGTGCTCGAGGCCATGCGCGCCGGGTGCCCGGTGATCTGTGCCAACAGCAGCGCGTTGCCGGAGGTGGCGGGCGACGCCGGACTGCTGTTCGCATGGGATGATGCCGCGGCGTTGGCCGCGCAGATGACGCGATTGGCGAACGATCAGCTGTTGCGGGCCGAACGAATCGCCGCCGGTATCGCACACGCGTCTCGGTTTTCGTGGTCGCGTGCCGCTGACCAGACGCTGGCGTGTTTCGGCAGCGTGGCGTGA
- a CDS encoding glycosyltransferase family 4 protein, with amino-acid sequence MHLAIEATKLLGERRGIGRYVRNLLRQFVQQQPSMRFTMYMARPDDAASLTALLASWHEQLAARTTVAPIDALPDSDADLVWYPWNLITTAARRPMVVSTLDLAPMLQLDDQWWRVLKRLKYRRRYERTMSKASAILTISEFSKREIVERLQVDPLRITVTLLAADDLPLDESQAPLPEPAAAVTGPFFLTVGGQEGRKNLLTLYEAMTLLHAHGMTVPLVQCGPGMSPATRALYGAAPWLTHVGYVTDERLVALYRRASALVFPSRYEGFGLPVLEAMRAGGAVICADASSLPEVVGNAALRFAWNDAAALAAQMMRLLQEPGLRDALIAAGHAQAARFSWAKTAAETLSCFDRAAAEGVSRPV; translated from the coding sequence ATGCATCTGGCCATCGAAGCCACCAAACTGCTGGGTGAGCGCCGCGGCATCGGACGCTACGTGCGCAACCTGCTCCGGCAGTTCGTGCAGCAACAGCCGTCGATGCGCTTTACGATGTACATGGCACGCCCCGACGATGCGGCGTCGCTCACCGCGCTGCTGGCCTCGTGGCACGAACAGCTCGCGGCGCGTACCACGGTCGCGCCTATCGATGCGTTGCCCGACAGCGATGCCGATCTCGTGTGGTATCCGTGGAATCTCATTACGACGGCTGCGCGAAGGCCGATGGTGGTGAGCACGCTGGATCTGGCGCCGATGCTGCAGCTGGATGACCAATGGTGGCGTGTGCTCAAGCGACTCAAGTATCGCCGTCGCTATGAGCGCACCATGTCGAAGGCCAGCGCCATTCTTACCATTTCCGAGTTCAGCAAGCGCGAGATTGTGGAGCGGTTGCAGGTCGATCCGTTGCGCATCACGGTGACGCTGCTGGCCGCCGACGACCTCCCGCTCGACGAGTCCCAGGCCCCGCTGCCAGAGCCGGCGGCGGCGGTGACCGGCCCGTTCTTCCTGACGGTCGGCGGTCAGGAAGGGCGCAAGAATCTGCTCACGCTGTACGAGGCGATGACGCTGCTCCATGCGCACGGAATGACGGTCCCGTTGGTGCAGTGCGGTCCCGGGATGTCGCCGGCTACGCGCGCGTTGTACGGCGCGGCACCGTGGCTCACGCATGTGGGATACGTGACCGACGAGCGGTTGGTGGCGCTGTATCGGCGCGCGTCGGCCCTCGTGTTTCCGTCGCGCTACGAGGGCTTCGGATTGCCGGTGCTCGAAGCCATGCGCGCGGGCGGCGCGGTGATCTGCGCCGATGCCAGTTCACTGCCGGAAGTGGTGGGCAATGCCGCACTGCGCTTTGCGTGGAATGATGCCGCCGCGTTGGCCGCGCAGATGATGCGCCTGCTGCAGGAGCCGGGGCTGCGTGATGCACTCATTGCCGCTGGACACGCGCAGGCCGCGCGGTTCTCATGGGCGAAGACGGCGGCCGAAACGCTGTCCTGCTTCGATCGCGCCGCAGCCGAAGGCGTTTCGCGGCCGGTCTAG
- the mutM gene encoding bifunctional DNA-formamidopyrimidine glycosylase/DNA-(apurinic or apyrimidinic site) lyase: MPELPEVEFAAARLRTAVAGRVIARLDALHPSQQRHLPEEARRAAEGLTIDRVERRAKIQLVHLQGGALLEVHFRMTGDWEFTRVGEAPPRYERVRLETADGVRVSLVDSRAFSVVRLHAAGAFVLPAIGPEPLTDDFTADGFRAALARRSGPIKPALLDQKLVAGVGNIYASEALWEARIHPATVANTLSRERVTRLRDAVRLVLETAPTERYYGRDDVNENEIWRVYGREGEPCRRCGATLKRLPQAGRSTFYCPRCQRR; this comes from the coding sequence ATGCCCGAGTTGCCCGAAGTCGAATTCGCAGCCGCGCGACTCCGCACGGCGGTCGCCGGTCGCGTGATCGCCCGCCTCGACGCCCTGCACCCCTCCCAGCAGCGCCACCTGCCGGAGGAGGCCAGACGGGCCGCCGAAGGACTCACGATCGACCGCGTGGAACGCCGGGCCAAGATCCAGCTGGTGCATCTGCAGGGCGGGGCCCTTCTCGAGGTCCACTTCCGGATGACGGGCGACTGGGAGTTCACCCGCGTGGGCGAGGCGCCCCCGCGCTATGAGCGGGTCCGCTTGGAAACAGCCGATGGCGTGCGGGTGTCGCTGGTGGACAGTCGAGCCTTCAGCGTGGTGCGCCTGCACGCCGCCGGCGCCTTCGTGCTGCCGGCGATCGGCCCGGAACCCCTCACCGACGACTTCACGGCCGACGGCTTTCGCGCCGCACTCGCGCGACGCAGTGGCCCAATCAAGCCGGCGTTACTCGACCAGAAACTGGTGGCCGGCGTGGGCAACATCTACGCATCCGAAGCGCTGTGGGAAGCGCGCATTCATCCGGCTACCGTCGCCAACACGTTGTCGCGCGAACGCGTGACGCGTCTGCGCGATGCCGTGCGCCTCGTGCTCGAGACCGCGCCTACGGAGCGCTACTACGGGCGCGACGATGTGAACGAGAACGAGATCTGGCGCGTGTACGGCCGAGAGGGCGAACCCTGTCGTCGCTGCGGCGCGACGCTCAAGCGATTGCCGCAAGCGGGACGCAGCACCTTCTACTGCCCGCGCTGTCAGCGACGCTAG
- a CDS encoding SAM-dependent methyltransferase, which translates to MSRGALLKIGDEAVEVLRKQDQIALTEMVVWQEVDRLITKRLRLPTYATWKRRRLKMLEQYQKPEHWGIDPNAMLVRALADSSDRHVLVAGAEREGPALYLAARGCAVTAVEPAEDAVERVVRAAEAAGLTERVRGYCADLGGWAPDVELHGVVCSPTAFAGLTTQDRARVIEVLQSATVDGGVHLVETIAAGTESMHDGFPLEELRSRYRGWTISVEKTVGLRETFMARKDFAVA; encoded by the coding sequence GTGTCGCGCGGCGCGCTGCTCAAGATCGGCGACGAAGCCGTTGAAGTGCTGCGCAAGCAGGATCAGATCGCGCTCACGGAAATGGTTGTGTGGCAGGAAGTCGACCGGCTGATCACCAAGCGCCTGCGACTGCCGACGTACGCCACTTGGAAGCGGCGTCGGCTCAAGATGCTCGAGCAGTACCAGAAGCCCGAGCACTGGGGCATCGACCCCAACGCCATGTTGGTGCGCGCCCTCGCCGACTCGAGCGATCGCCACGTGTTGGTGGCGGGTGCGGAGCGTGAAGGCCCGGCGCTGTATCTCGCAGCACGAGGGTGCGCCGTCACCGCCGTGGAGCCCGCCGAGGACGCCGTAGAGCGCGTTGTGCGGGCGGCGGAAGCCGCAGGGCTGACCGAGCGCGTTCGTGGCTACTGCGCCGATCTTGGTGGCTGGGCACCCGACGTAGAATTGCACGGCGTGGTCTGCTCACCCACCGCCTTTGCCGGGCTCACCACGCAGGATCGCGCGCGCGTGATCGAAGTGCTGCAGAGTGCGACGGTCGACGGCGGTGTGCATCTCGTGGAAACGATCGCGGCCGGCACCGAGAGCATGCATGACGGCTTCCCGCTCGAGGAGCTGCGCTCGCGCTACCGCGGCTGGACGATCTCCGTCGAGAAGACCGTGGGGCTGCGCGAGACGTTCATGGCGCGGAAGGATTTCGCCGTCGCCTAA